A region from the Aphis gossypii isolate Hap1 chromosome 1, ASM2018417v2, whole genome shotgun sequence genome encodes:
- the LOC114126273 gene encoding uncharacterized protein LOC114126273 isoform X8 produces the protein MLPKPMSTPTEKCSRNIAKSNTPSPNRFGFCKPASKLVQPTTSVTPKKVEVERRSQSEPQKREIPKLLSSGTKMAVSRVTSSHLPRPQIPIRYQVSKSPNKSAKTATNMRLKNEAIKQMQQGVTIRKLTDSVEFTEVIAFNRPSRLTINSNAKGSLIRERANKYLRQVSSSSSKHLTSSDDDSDLSSYEEKHDKEEFVKEKTEQFDRKDTYSDEEYGPGEALAVEEFTEMKDKINVIDNKFANVDMSVSLRDVLLNIEDTTFATLAAMSSTIRIEDETSPDDECLSPTESESAEFPHSKTESTNNDKRDTMSPILRCNISKSGSFSSDTRDFFDDEIADQPALMFSGPPSESCNAEDIDDAIFRLGSHSSCNKKSKSLRRSLSADGSLSESLNSDDLMLDVDYDQADDKPTDPDNEDLLKTLENTKQNAFNEWKSLTSTRNSSSSLKDDVVPVKDDTDSKGSNGDVLMSFDRFREVTDDIASIKNMLFELNRALIEDKQDITYPEDQEVHCCYENQILDLKQQIAYMAQQMEQKDRTIQMLNEQMAQRPRASITTIETRNAATQTDRCRSTTAPTLCTFDREGQANGRPVIRCSDMTERSKSVSGNRIRIGMLKHKFLMDAGRTLPNV, from the exons ATGCTACCCAAACCAATGTCAACGCCTACAGAAAAATGTTCAAGAAATATAGCAAAGAGTAATACACCTTCTCCTAACAG gTTCGGATTCTGTAAACCAGCATCAAAACTTGTTCAACCCACAACATCAGTAACACCAAAAAAAGTAGAAGTGGAAAGAAGAAGTCAATCGGAACCACAAAAAAGGGAAATTCCTAAACTTTTATCAAGTGGAACAAAAATGGCTGTATCCAGAGTTACCTCTAGTCATTTACCTAGGCCTCAAATACCAATCAGATATCAAGTGTCCAAAAGTCCCAATAAAAGTGCTAAAACAGCTACCAACATGAGACTAAAGAATGAAGCAATTAAACAAATGCAACAAGGAGTGACCATTCGAAAGTTAACCGACTCTGTTGAATTTACTGAAGTAATTGCTTTTAATAGACCATCAAGGcttacaataaattcaaatgctAAAGGTTCTTTAATTAGAGAACgagctaataaatatttgag acaaGTATCAAGTTCGTCTTCAAAACATTTGACATCGTCTGATGATGATTCAGATCTAAGCAGTTATGAAGAGAAACACgacaa agAGGAGTTTGTAAAAGAAAAGACTGAACAATTTGATAGAAAAGATACATATAGTGATGAAGAATATGGACCAGGTGAAGCATTAGCAGTAGAAGAGTTTACAGAAATGaaagacaaaataaatgtcattgataataaatttg CCAATGTTGATATGTCTGTATCACTACGTGATGTCTTATTGAATATTGAGGACACAACATTTGCTACATTAGCTGCTATGTCTTCTACAATAAGAATTGAAGATGAAACATCACCAGACGATGAATGCTTAAGCCCTACTGAATCAGAATCAGCTGAATTTCCACATAGTAAGAcag AATctacaaataatgataaacgTGACACTATGTCTCCAATTTTGCGATGCAATATCTCCAAATCCGGTTCTTTTTCATCAGACACTAGAGATTTTTTTGATGATGAAATTGCTGATCAACCTGCACTTATGTTTAGTGGGCCTCCATCAGAGTCTTGCAATGCAGAAGATATTGATGATGCTATATTTCGACTTGGAAGCCATTCCAGttgtaacaaaaaat CCAAATCCTTGAGAAGATCACTAAGTGCTGATGGGTCCTTAAGTGAAAGTCTCAACTCTGATGACCTGATGCTTGATGTTGACTATGATCAAGCAGATGATAAACCGACCGATCCTGATAATGAAGACTTATTGAAAACACTGGAGAACACCAAACAAAATGCGTTTAATGAATGGAAATCTTTGACATCTACGAG AAACAGTAGTAGTTCACTTAAAGACGATGTAGTTCCAGTCAAAGATGATACAGATTCCAAA GGCAGCAATGGGGATGTGTTAATGAGTTTCGATCGATTTCGAGAGGTAACGGACGACATAGCGAGTATCAAGAACATGCTATTCGAACTAAACCGTGCGCTGATAgag GACAAACAAGATATAACGTACCCAGAAGACCAGGAAGTTCATTGCTGTTACGAGAATCAAATCTTGGATTTGAAACAACag ATAGCTTATATGGCACAACAAATGGAACAGAAGGATCGTACTATTCAAATGCTCAACGAACAGATGGCTCAACGACCACGAGCATCAATAACAACAATAGAAACGAGAAATGCTGCCACTCAAACAGACAGA tgtcGGTCGACCACAGCTCCAACATTATGCACATTCGATAGAGAAGGACAGGCAAATGGCCGTCCTGTAATAag